A section of the Bryobacteraceae bacterium genome encodes:
- the rpmB gene encoding 50S ribosomal protein L28, protein MEGIVCIPHFPGNDLETNMSKYCPVTGKRPASGNRVSHANNRAKRVFEPNLHVKRLWSPQLKRFVRLRLSARALRIIDKKGVDAVLAELRKKGVRF, encoded by the coding sequence ATGGAAGGGATCGTCTGCATTCCCCATTTCCCCGGAAACGATCTGGAGACGAACATGTCGAAGTACTGCCCTGTGACAGGAAAAAGGCCCGCCAGCGGGAACAGGGTTTCCCACGCCAACAACCGCGCCAAGCGCGTCTTCGAGCCGAACCTGCATGTCAAACGGCTCTGGTCGCCGCAGCTCAAACGGTTTGTGCGCCTGCGGCTGAGCGCGCGCGCCCTGCGCATCATCGACAAGAAGGGCGTCGACGCCGTGCTGGCGGAGCTCAGGAAGAAGGGCGTCAGGTTTTAG
- a CDS encoding sulfatase → MNERDVYGLHCRRRFLREVACGIGMLGLADLLAAEGRTADTANPLAPKKPHFPGKAKNVIFMFMEGAPSQMDLYDPKPALQKYAGQPLPESMASQLRLAFTKKDAKILPSPRQFRPYGQSGIEFSDYIPHIASCADDICLVRSMVTDAFNHHPGQALLFTGSIQLGRPTMGAWVLYGLGSESKNLPGFVVLSSGVGTSGGASNFSCGFLPSHYQGTLFRNAGDPILYLSNPPGVTPEMQRAALDLAGDLNREHLAETGDQEIASRIANYELAWRMQSAAPELSDLSNEPKHIREMYGLDDPTTRQFATNCILARRLVERGVRFVLMMDASWDQHTFLNRDLKKNCDRTDKPAAALIRDLKQRGLLDSTLVVWGGEFGRTPIVEIRNSANPESIGRDHHPNAYSMWLAGGGIRGGQVIGKTDELGFAVVEDPVHVHDLQATILHCLGFDHTRLTYRHMGRDFRLTDVHGEVVKKMLA, encoded by the coding sequence ATGAACGAACGGGACGTGTACGGACTGCACTGCCGCCGCCGGTTTCTGCGCGAGGTCGCCTGTGGCATCGGCATGCTGGGGCTGGCCGATCTGCTGGCCGCCGAAGGGCGCACGGCGGACACGGCGAACCCGCTGGCGCCGAAGAAGCCGCATTTTCCGGGCAAGGCGAAAAACGTCATTTTCATGTTCATGGAAGGCGCACCGAGCCAGATGGATCTTTACGATCCGAAGCCGGCGTTGCAGAAATATGCGGGCCAGCCGCTGCCGGAGTCGATGGCGTCGCAATTACGGCTGGCATTCACCAAAAAGGATGCGAAAATTCTGCCGTCGCCGCGGCAATTCCGTCCCTACGGGCAGAGCGGAATCGAGTTTTCCGACTATATTCCGCACATCGCCTCCTGCGCTGACGACATCTGCCTGGTGCGTTCGATGGTGACCGACGCCTTCAACCATCACCCCGGACAGGCGCTGCTTTTCACCGGGTCGATTCAGCTCGGCCGGCCGACGATGGGGGCCTGGGTGCTGTACGGGCTGGGGAGCGAGTCGAAGAACCTGCCGGGATTCGTGGTGCTGAGCTCAGGCGTGGGGACCAGCGGGGGCGCGTCGAACTTTTCCTGTGGCTTTCTGCCGTCCCATTATCAGGGAACGCTGTTCCGCAACGCCGGAGATCCGATTCTGTATCTGTCGAATCCGCCGGGCGTGACGCCGGAGATGCAGCGGGCCGCGCTGGACCTGGCGGGCGACCTGAACCGGGAGCATCTGGCCGAGACGGGCGACCAGGAAATTGCCTCGCGCATCGCCAACTATGAGCTCGCGTGGCGGATGCAGTCGGCGGCGCCGGAGCTGTCCGATCTGTCCAATGAGCCGAAGCACATCCGCGAGATGTACGGGCTGGACGATCCGACAACGCGGCAGTTCGCCACCAACTGCATCCTGGCGCGGCGGCTGGTGGAGCGGGGCGTGCGGTTTGTGCTGATGATGGACGCAAGCTGGGACCAGCACACCTTCCTGAACCGCGACCTGAAGAAAAACTGCGACCGGACGGACAAGCCGGCGGCGGCGCTCATCCGGGACCTGAAGCAGCGCGGGCTGCTGGACTCGACGCTGGTGGTGTGGGGCGGGGAATTCGGGCGCACGCCGATCGTGGAGATCCGCAACAGCGCGAACCCGGAAAGCATCGGGCGGGATCATCACCCGAACGCCTATTCGATGTGGCTGGCCGGAGGCGGCATCCGGGGCGGGCAGGTGATTGGGAAGACGGACGAGCTGGGCTTTGCCGTGGTGGAAGACCCGGTGCACGTGCACGACCTCCAGGCCACCATCCTGCATTGCCTCGGCTTCGACCACACGCGGCTCACCTACCGGCACATGGGGCGGGACTTCCGGCTGACGGACGTGCACGGGGAAGTCGTGAAGAAAATGCTGGCCTGA
- the xlnC gene encoding endo-1,4-beta-xylanase yields the protein MLARGALIILLLTSAAAQSLENPVPLLGSDPLTAFRYSGPAQGPTAGAAEIVDVGGMAFPKAWRLRTLSLPDSGGNEWDVRIRARGAAPVSAGDMILAEFWMRCLEPEDGDCILRLNVERDGSPYTKSISTPYPVGREWRRFRVLFPMAESYPAGGYWVDFWMGQQVQVAEVGGISLLNYGPGVRAEQLGLNRFYEGAEPDAAWRRAAGQRIEQIRKADLKIRVLTPAGVPVRGALVRARLIRPAFGWGTAVAAERLLGTGPDSDRYRDFIRANFTFAVLENDLKWGPFEQNPNRALDALHWLRDNGIARVRGHNLVWPGWQWMPADVRNLASNPAALAQRILERIRNTAAATRGLVVDWDVVNEPVANRDVLNILGDAVMADWFRAAKDADPAPRLFINEYDILSANGANLRKQNAYYGMIRMLQERGAPIEGIGMQGHFSSATPPERMLEILDRFARLGLPIVITEFDFATKDEELQAQFFHDLLIAAFSHPAVTDFLMWGFWEGSHWKPDGAMIRRDWSEKPAYRIWRELVWQRWRTDTGGLTSSAGTFVARGFLGDYEITVQAGDTVIKKTFTLRKGSPVFLVTVPGTAPAPRRPRPL from the coding sequence ATGTTGGCCCGAGGCGCGCTGATAATTCTCCTTCTCACCTCCGCGGCAGCTCAGTCTCTCGAAAATCCCGTGCCCCTGCTCGGCTCCGATCCCCTGACCGCATTCCGCTACTCGGGTCCGGCGCAGGGCCCGACGGCGGGTGCCGCCGAAATCGTCGATGTCGGCGGCATGGCATTTCCGAAAGCCTGGCGGCTGCGCACGCTCTCGCTGCCGGACTCCGGCGGCAACGAGTGGGACGTACGGATCCGCGCCCGCGGCGCCGCCCCGGTGTCTGCCGGCGACATGATCCTCGCCGAATTCTGGATGCGCTGCCTCGAGCCCGAGGACGGCGACTGCATCCTGCGCCTCAACGTCGAGCGCGACGGTTCGCCCTATACCAAATCCATCAGCACCCCCTACCCCGTGGGCCGCGAGTGGCGCCGCTTCCGCGTCCTGTTCCCGATGGCCGAATCCTACCCGGCCGGCGGTTACTGGGTCGACTTCTGGATGGGCCAGCAGGTGCAGGTGGCCGAAGTCGGCGGCATCTCACTGCTCAACTACGGCCCGGGAGTCAGGGCCGAACAGCTTGGCCTGAACCGCTTCTACGAGGGCGCCGAACCCGATGCCGCCTGGCGCAGGGCAGCCGGACAGAGAATCGAGCAGATCCGCAAGGCCGACCTGAAGATTCGCGTCCTCACTCCCGCCGGCGTTCCCGTGCGCGGCGCGCTGGTGCGCGCCCGGCTGATCCGCCCCGCCTTCGGCTGGGGCACCGCCGTCGCCGCCGAACGCCTTTTGGGAACCGGCCCGGACAGCGACCGCTACCGCGACTTCATCCGCGCCAACTTCACTTTCGCCGTGCTCGAAAACGACCTCAAATGGGGCCCCTTCGAGCAGAATCCGAACCGCGCGCTCGACGCCCTTCACTGGCTGCGCGACAACGGCATCGCCCGCGTCCGCGGCCACAACCTCGTGTGGCCCGGCTGGCAGTGGATGCCGGCCGACGTCCGCAACCTTGCCTCCAACCCGGCTGCGCTTGCGCAGCGCATCCTCGAGCGCATCCGCAACACCGCTGCCGCCACCCGGGGCCTCGTCGTCGACTGGGACGTAGTCAACGAGCCCGTCGCCAACCGCGACGTCCTCAACATCCTCGGCGACGCGGTCATGGCGGACTGGTTCCGCGCCGCCAAGGATGCTGATCCGGCGCCGCGCCTGTTCATCAACGAATACGACATCCTTTCCGCAAACGGCGCCAACCTGCGCAAGCAGAATGCCTACTACGGCATGATCCGCATGCTCCAGGAACGCGGCGCCCCCATTGAGGGCATCGGAATGCAGGGCCATTTCAGTTCGGCCACCCCGCCCGAACGGATGCTTGAGATCCTTGACCGCTTCGCACGGCTCGGCCTCCCCATCGTCATTACGGAATTCGATTTCGCCACAAAAGACGAGGAATTGCAGGCGCAATTTTTCCACGATCTGCTCATCGCAGCCTTCAGTCATCCTGCGGTGACAGACTTTCTGATGTGGGGCTTTTGGGAAGGCAGCCACTGGAAACCTGATGGCGCGATGATCCGCCGCGACTGGAGCGAAAAACCGGCCTACCGCATCTGGCGCGAACTCGTGTGGCAGCGCTGGCGCACTGACACGGGCGGCCTCACGTCCTCCGCCGGCACGTTCGTCGCGCGCGGCTTCCTCGGTGATTACGAGATCACTGTCCAGGCCGGCGATACGGTCATCAAAAAGACCTTCACGCTCAGAAAAGGCAGTCCCGTGTTTCTCGTCACCGTACCCGGAACCGCTCCGGCGCCGCGCCGCCCGCGCCCGTTATAA
- the rpmG gene encoding 50S ribosomal protein L33 produces MPRITVKLVSSAGTGHFYTTTKNPKAKTEKLVLKKYDPKIRKHVEYKEAKI; encoded by the coding sequence ATGCCGCGCATCACCGTGAAACTGGTCTCTTCGGCGGGCACGGGGCACTTCTACACGACGACGAAGAACCCGAAGGCGAAGACCGAGAAGCTCGTGCTGAAGAAGTACGACCCGAAGATCCGCAAGCACGTCGAATACAAAGAAGCCAAGATCTGA
- a CDS encoding HNH endonuclease has product MESAVAGKIRQSVETLAVWKRGDERAPHKPLLILWNLGRVQRGEARLVLFRDAEPALRHLLEEFGPPRKSIHPEYPFWHLQSDGLWEVMEEKAARAPGKSPTKKDLMDPGIQGGFPAEIDAELRNHPALLSEIAFRLLSGHFPESLHGDILEAVGLRVAPWSAARQDAAPFRQQVLDAYGHACALCGYSVRLGRGDLALGAAHLRWRMSGGADAVDNGLAVCAIHHKALDRGAVSLDEEFRILVSDQVEGGRGLEEWFLGLAGRRAHIPERPDWRPAGAHLAWHRKNVFRGSADPPMHQSASA; this is encoded by the coding sequence ATGGAATCCGCCGTCGCCGGAAAAATCCGGCAAAGCGTCGAGACCCTGGCCGTGTGGAAGCGCGGCGATGAGCGCGCTCCGCACAAGCCGCTGCTAATTCTCTGGAACCTCGGCAGGGTGCAGCGCGGCGAAGCGCGTTTGGTGCTGTTCCGCGATGCGGAGCCCGCGCTGCGCCACCTGCTGGAAGAATTCGGTCCTCCGCGGAAATCCATTCACCCGGAGTATCCTTTCTGGCACCTGCAATCCGACGGGCTGTGGGAGGTGATGGAGGAAAAGGCCGCGCGGGCGCCGGGGAAAAGTCCAACGAAAAAGGATCTTATGGATCCGGGAATTCAGGGCGGATTTCCGGCCGAGATCGATGCCGAGCTGCGCAACCATCCGGCGCTCCTGTCCGAGATCGCCTTCCGGCTTCTGTCCGGACACTTTCCGGAGTCCCTGCACGGCGACATTCTGGAAGCAGTTGGCCTGAGGGTGGCGCCATGGTCTGCGGCGAGGCAGGATGCGGCGCCATTCCGGCAGCAGGTGCTCGACGCCTATGGCCACGCCTGTGCGCTGTGCGGTTACAGCGTGCGTCTGGGACGGGGCGATCTGGCGCTGGGCGCGGCGCACCTCCGCTGGCGAATGTCGGGCGGGGCCGATGCTGTGGATAACGGCCTTGCCGTCTGCGCCATCCACCACAAGGCGCTGGACCGCGGCGCGGTGTCTCTGGATGAAGAGTTCCGCATTCTGGTGTCAGACCAGGTAGAAGGGGGGCGGGGCCTGGAGGAATGGTTCCTCGGCCTGGCGGGCCGCCGGGCTCACATCCCGGAGCGGCCCGATTGGAGGCCTGCGGGGGCGCACCTGGCCTGGCACCGGAAGAATGTTTTCCGCGGCAGCGCGGATCCGCCCATGCATCAATCCGCCAGCGCCTGA
- a CDS encoding pyruvate dehydrogenase E1 component, which translates to MLKTKIEKPEDLNPVETQEWLEALDQVIEDGGPERARYLLERLATSAALKGVPPVLGVNTPYLNTIPAEEEVPYPGDRELERRIKSLVRWNAVAMVVRANKYDDGIGGHISTFASAATLYEVGFNHFFRAVIETPEGRQPGDLVYFQGHASPGMYARAYLEGRLTEEHLKNFRHELRDTPGLSSYPHPWLMPDFWQFPTVSMGLGPINAIYQARFMRYLENRGLLVPTDRKVWAFLGDGEMDEPEARGALQIAANEKLDNLIFVINCNLQRLDGPVRGNANIIQELEAWFRGARWNVIKVIWGSAWDRLLQKDKTGLLVRRMQECVDGEYQNFKARGGAYVRQEFFGKYPELLELVADMSDDELANLPRGGHDPVKVYNAYKRAFEHTGSPTVILAKTVKGYGLGEAAEGRNTTHQQKKLNENELLKLRERFRIPIPESTVHTVSFYRPPEDSPEIQYLKKRREALGGYLPARASRPVRLEVPGLDFFQESLKGSGGRPVSTTMAFVAILKQLLKHPEIGRRIVPIIPDEARTFGMESLFRQISIYAPGGQLYKPVDSEQFLYYKESRDGQILEEGITEAGSMASFTAAGTSHVNYGVPMIPFYTYYSMFGFQRVGDMVWAFGDSRGRGFLMGATAGRTTLNGEGLQHEDGHSHVLFSVVPNCVTYDPAYAYELAVIIQDGLRRMYAEDEDVFYYITICNENYAQPPMPGGEGVVEGILRGLYRVSASADGPARVQLWGSGTILNEALRAQKILWERFQIPADVWSVTSYNTLRAEALETERWNRLHPAAPLRKPYVQQVMEQTEGPIIAASDYMKVLADQLSPWLSGRLVSLGTDGFGRSDSRPYLRRFFEVDAESIAAAALERLARWGEIAPGKAQQAIIELGIDPEKPYAVKR; encoded by the coding sequence ATGCTGAAAACCAAGATTGAAAAACCCGAGGACTTGAATCCTGTCGAGACGCAGGAGTGGCTGGAGGCGCTGGACCAGGTCATCGAGGATGGCGGCCCGGAGCGCGCGCGCTATCTGCTGGAACGGCTGGCGACGAGCGCGGCGCTGAAGGGCGTGCCCCCGGTGCTTGGCGTCAACACGCCCTACCTGAACACGATTCCGGCCGAAGAGGAGGTTCCCTATCCGGGGGACCGCGAACTGGAGCGGCGCATCAAGAGCCTGGTGCGCTGGAACGCGGTGGCGATGGTGGTCCGCGCCAACAAGTATGACGACGGCATTGGCGGACACATTTCCACCTTCGCCTCGGCGGCGACGCTGTACGAGGTGGGCTTCAACCACTTCTTCCGCGCAGTGATTGAAACGCCGGAGGGCAGGCAGCCGGGCGATCTGGTCTATTTTCAGGGCCACGCCTCGCCGGGCATGTACGCGCGGGCGTATCTGGAAGGGCGGTTGACGGAAGAGCATCTGAAGAATTTCCGCCACGAGCTGCGCGACACGCCCGGGCTGAGCTCCTATCCGCATCCGTGGCTGATGCCGGATTTCTGGCAGTTTCCCACGGTGAGCATGGGACTGGGGCCGATCAACGCGATCTACCAGGCGCGGTTCATGCGGTATCTGGAGAACCGCGGGCTGCTGGTGCCGACCGACCGCAAGGTCTGGGCGTTCCTCGGCGACGGGGAAATGGACGAGCCCGAAGCGCGCGGGGCGCTGCAAATTGCGGCCAACGAAAAGCTGGACAACCTGATTTTCGTCATCAACTGCAACCTCCAGCGGCTGGACGGGCCGGTGCGGGGCAATGCGAACATCATCCAGGAGCTGGAGGCGTGGTTCCGCGGGGCGCGCTGGAACGTCATCAAGGTGATCTGGGGCAGCGCCTGGGACCGGCTGCTCCAGAAAGACAAGACCGGTCTGCTGGTGCGCCGCATGCAGGAGTGTGTTGACGGCGAATATCAGAACTTCAAGGCGCGCGGCGGGGCCTACGTGCGCCAGGAGTTCTTCGGGAAATATCCCGAGCTGCTCGAGCTGGTGGCCGACATGAGCGACGATGAGCTGGCCAACCTGCCCCGCGGCGGCCACGACCCGGTGAAGGTCTACAACGCCTACAAGCGCGCCTTCGAGCACACGGGCTCGCCGACGGTGATCCTGGCCAAGACGGTGAAGGGCTACGGACTCGGCGAGGCGGCCGAAGGGCGCAACACCACGCACCAGCAGAAGAAGCTGAACGAGAACGAGCTGCTGAAGCTGCGCGAGCGGTTCCGCATCCCGATTCCCGAATCCACCGTGCACACGGTTTCCTTTTACCGCCCGCCGGAGGACTCGCCCGAGATCCAGTACCTGAAGAAGCGGCGCGAGGCGCTGGGCGGCTATCTGCCGGCGCGCGCCTCGCGGCCGGTGCGGCTGGAGGTGCCGGGGCTGGATTTCTTCCAGGAGTCGCTGAAGGGCAGCGGCGGACGGCCGGTTTCGACGACGATGGCTTTCGTCGCCATCCTGAAGCAGCTTCTGAAGCATCCGGAAATTGGCCGGCGCATCGTGCCGATCATACCGGACGAGGCGCGGACGTTCGGCATGGAGAGCCTGTTCCGCCAGATCTCGATTTACGCGCCGGGCGGCCAGCTTTACAAACCGGTCGACAGCGAGCAGTTCCTCTACTACAAGGAGTCGCGCGACGGCCAGATTCTGGAAGAAGGCATCACCGAAGCCGGCTCGATGGCCAGCTTTACGGCGGCGGGCACGTCGCATGTCAACTACGGCGTGCCGATGATTCCCTTCTACACCTACTATTCGATGTTCGGCTTCCAGCGCGTGGGCGACATGGTGTGGGCGTTCGGCGACTCACGGGGCCGCGGCTTCCTGATGGGGGCCACCGCCGGGCGGACGACCCTGAACGGCGAAGGCCTTCAGCACGAAGACGGCCACAGCCATGTGCTGTTTTCAGTGGTTCCTAACTGTGTGACTTATGACCCGGCTTACGCCTACGAACTGGCCGTGATCATTCAGGACGGGCTGCGGCGGATGTACGCCGAAGACGAGGACGTCTTCTACTACATCACGATCTGCAACGAAAACTACGCCCAGCCGCCGATGCCTGGGGGCGAGGGAGTGGTGGAGGGAATCCTGCGCGGATTGTACAGGGTGAGCGCCTCGGCGGACGGGCCCGCGCGGGTGCAGCTTTGGGGCAGTGGAACGATTCTCAACGAGGCGCTGCGGGCCCAGAAGATCCTGTGGGAGAGGTTCCAGATTCCGGCCGACGTCTGGAGCGTGACCAGCTACAACACGCTGCGCGCCGAGGCGCTGGAGACGGAGCGATGGAACCGGTTGCATCCGGCGGCGCCCCTGCGCAAGCCATATGTCCAGCAGGTGATGGAACAGACCGAAGGCCCCATCATCGCCGCATCCGACTACATGAAGGTGCTGGCCGATCAGCTTTCGCCCTGGCTGAGCGGGCGGCTCGTGTCGCTGGGTACGGACGGCTTCGGCCGCAGCGATTCCCGGCCCTATCTGAGGCGGTTCTTCGAGGTGGATGCGGAGTCGATTGCCGCCGCGGCCCTGGAGCGGCTGGCGCGCTGGGGCGAGATCGCGCCGGGAAAGGCGCAGCAGGCCATCATCGAGCTGGGCATCGACCCGGAGAAGCCTTACGCAGTGAAGCGTTGA
- the uvrB gene encoding UvrABC system protein B, with protein sequence MSVYKLGIDYRPRGDQGRAIRELVRGVERGEQHQVLLGVTGSGKTFTIAKVIEETGRPALIMAHNKILAAQLYQEFKTFFPHNAVEYFVSYYDYYQPEAYIPSTDTYIEKEATINDELDKLRMSATRSLFERRDCIIVASVSCIYGLGSPEAYYGMLLMLEKGQRIRREQILAKLVEILYERNHADFRRGAFRVRGDVIEVWPTYEDDAFRIEMWGDEIEAISRIDPLLGQVKERLVRLPIYPKTHYVMSAETKERALASIEEELVWWKKELEKQGKMVEAQRVWQRTMFDLEMIRQVGYCHGIENYSRHFSGRLPGEPPPTLLDYLPQDALLIIDESHQTVPQIGGMYHGDRSRKETLVKYGFRLPSALDNRPLTFEEFENRVHQTIYVSATPGPYELTKTGGVVVEQIIRPTGLVDPEVEVRPVRGQVDDLLGEIRKRISKGQRVLITTLTKRMAEDLREYYAELGIRCAYMHSEVSTLDRVKILRDLRRGDIDVLVGVNLLREGLDLPEVSLVAILDADKEGFLRSTGSLIQTIGRAARNVEGKAILYADVMTDSMRRAMDETERRRRIQLEYNREHGITPETIVKPIDMTLAMIAEADYVTPPLEEEAAAPELMTPEERERLIAELETKMKEAARAFEFEKAAQYRDRIKELRTPKPYEPVEAVGTDRLREDG encoded by the coding sequence ATGAGCGTGTACAAACTGGGCATCGACTACCGTCCGCGGGGCGACCAGGGCAGAGCCATCCGCGAGCTGGTGCGCGGCGTGGAGCGTGGCGAGCAGCATCAGGTGCTGCTCGGCGTCACGGGCAGCGGCAAGACGTTCACGATCGCCAAGGTGATCGAGGAGACCGGGCGGCCGGCGCTGATCATGGCGCACAACAAGATTCTCGCCGCCCAGCTTTACCAGGAATTCAAAACCTTTTTTCCACACAACGCGGTGGAATATTTTGTCAGTTATTACGATTATTACCAGCCGGAAGCCTACATTCCTTCCACCGATACCTACATTGAAAAAGAGGCGACCATCAACGACGAGCTGGACAAGTTGCGGATGTCGGCGACGCGGAGCCTGTTCGAGCGGCGCGACTGCATCATCGTCGCCAGCGTGAGCTGCATCTACGGGCTCGGGTCTCCCGAGGCCTACTACGGGATGCTGCTGATGCTCGAGAAGGGCCAGCGGATCCGCCGCGAGCAGATTCTGGCGAAACTCGTCGAGATCCTCTACGAGCGCAACCACGCTGATTTCCGCCGCGGCGCCTTCCGCGTGCGCGGCGACGTGATCGAGGTGTGGCCCACCTACGAGGACGACGCCTTCCGCATCGAGATGTGGGGCGACGAGATCGAGGCGATCAGCCGGATCGATCCGCTGCTCGGCCAGGTGAAGGAGCGGCTGGTGCGGCTGCCCATCTACCCGAAGACCCACTACGTGATGAGCGCGGAGACGAAGGAGAGGGCGCTCGCAAGCATCGAGGAGGAGCTCGTCTGGTGGAAGAAGGAGCTGGAAAAGCAGGGCAAGATGGTGGAGGCGCAGCGGGTGTGGCAGCGGACGATGTTCGACCTGGAGATGATCCGCCAGGTGGGCTACTGCCACGGGATTGAGAACTACTCGCGCCATTTCAGCGGGCGGCTGCCTGGCGAGCCGCCGCCTACGCTGCTCGACTATCTGCCGCAGGACGCGCTGCTGATCATCGATGAAAGCCACCAGACGGTGCCGCAGATTGGCGGCATGTACCACGGCGACCGCTCGCGCAAGGAGACGCTGGTGAAATACGGCTTCCGTCTTCCGAGCGCGCTGGACAACCGGCCACTGACGTTTGAGGAGTTTGAGAACCGCGTCCACCAGACGATCTACGTCTCGGCGACGCCCGGCCCCTACGAGCTGACAAAGACGGGCGGTGTGGTGGTGGAGCAGATCATCCGGCCGACGGGCCTGGTGGATCCGGAGGTGGAAGTGCGGCCGGTGCGCGGGCAGGTGGACGACCTGCTGGGCGAGATCCGCAAGCGCATCTCGAAGGGGCAGCGGGTACTGATCACCACGCTCACCAAGCGCATGGCCGAGGACCTGCGGGAATACTACGCCGAGCTGGGGATCCGCTGCGCCTACATGCACTCGGAGGTCTCGACGCTGGACCGCGTGAAGATCCTCCGCGACCTGCGCCGCGGCGACATCGACGTGCTGGTGGGCGTGAATCTGCTGCGCGAGGGGCTGGATCTGCCGGAGGTTTCGCTGGTCGCCATCCTGGACGCCGACAAGGAGGGGTTCCTGCGCTCGACGGGCTCGCTGATTCAGACCATCGGGCGCGCGGCGCGCAACGTGGAAGGCAAGGCCATCCTGTACGCCGATGTGATGACCGACAGCATGCGGCGCGCGATGGACGAGACCGAAAGACGGCGGCGCATTCAGCTTGAATACAACCGCGAACATGGCATCACGCCGGAGACGATCGTCAAGCCGATCGACATGACGCTGGCCATGATCGCCGAGGCCGACTATGTGACGCCGCCGCTCGAAGAAGAGGCGGCGGCGCCGGAGCTGATGACGCCCGAAGAGCGCGAGCGGCTGATCGCCGAGCTGGAGACGAAAATGAAAGAGGCGGCGCGGGCGTTTGAATTCGAGAAGGCGGCGCAGTATCGTGACCGTATCAAGGAGCTGCGGACGCCGAAACCCTATGAGCCCGTGGAAGCCGTTGGGACTGATCGCCTCCGGGAGGATGGCTGA
- the ilvE gene encoding branched chain amino acid aminotransferase, producing the protein MGLFTGWGIFSTLRVISGVLFAFDRHWARMRRDADLLRVPFPWPPAELEQQLLRLVEANHAYDAAMRVLVMRNRGTVWEGPGIARDFDLVAFTAPLQPWGESARLGIVPQGRHAASPFAGTKSASWAMNLVWYEEAHARGLDEVILLNERGEVSECTSANIFAVFGREAVTPPLDSGCLPGITRELLLEVIRVPGIRLSERALTLEDLERADGLFVTSTTRDVLPVASVEGLSIRTDWTVAHELAKAVADYQAQYVATARRRAALRA; encoded by the coding sequence GTGGGCCTGTTCACCGGCTGGGGCATCTTCTCGACGCTGCGCGTCATCAGTGGCGTTCTGTTCGCCTTCGACCGCCACTGGGCGCGCATGCGCCGCGATGCCGACCTGCTGCGCGTTCCCTTCCCTTGGCCTCCGGCTGAACTCGAACAGCAACTCCTGCGCCTGGTCGAGGCCAACCACGCTTATGACGCCGCCATGCGCGTGCTGGTGATGCGCAACCGCGGCACCGTCTGGGAAGGGCCTGGCATTGCGCGCGACTTCGATCTCGTCGCCTTCACTGCCCCGCTTCAGCCCTGGGGCGAAAGCGCCCGGCTCGGCATCGTCCCGCAAGGCCGCCACGCGGCTTCGCCCTTTGCCGGAACCAAGTCGGCCTCGTGGGCCATGAACCTGGTCTGGTACGAGGAGGCGCACGCCCGCGGACTCGATGAAGTGATCCTGCTGAACGAACGGGGCGAGGTGAGCGAGTGCACCTCCGCCAACATCTTCGCCGTCTTCGGCCGCGAGGCGGTCACGCCGCCGCTCGATTCCGGCTGCCTGCCCGGCATTACCCGCGAGCTGCTGCTGGAGGTGATCCGCGTCCCCGGCATCCGCCTGAGCGAGCGGGCCCTGACGCTGGAAGACCTCGAACGCGCCGACGGGCTTTTTGTCACCTCCACCACCCGCGATGTCCTCCCGGTAGCCTCCGTCGAAGGACTCTCGATCCGCACGGACTGGACCGTCGCGCACGAGCTGGCCAAAGCGGTCGCCGATTATCAGGCGCAGTACGTGGCCACAGCGCGGCGCCGCGC